In Symphalangus syndactylus isolate Jambi chromosome 14, NHGRI_mSymSyn1-v2.1_pri, whole genome shotgun sequence, one DNA window encodes the following:
- the SREBF1 gene encoding sterol regulatory element-binding protein 1 isoform X12 has protein sequence MDCTFEDMLQLINNQDSDFPGLFDPPYAGSGAGGTDPASPDTSSPGSLSPPPATLSSSLEAFLSGPKAAPSPLSPPQPAPTPLKMYPSVPAFSPGPGIKEESVPLSILQTPTPHPLPGALLPQSFPAPAPPQFSSTPVLGYPSPPEGFSTGSPPGSTQQPLPGLPLASPPGVPPVSLHTQVQSVVPQQLLTVTAAPTAAPVTTTVTSQIQQVPVLLQPHFIKADSLLLTAMKTDGATVKAAGLSPLVSGTTVQTGPLPLNKSAVLRKAIDYIRFLQHSNQKLKQENLSLRTAVHKSKSLKDLVSACGSGGNTDVLMEGVKTEVEDTLTPPPSDAGSPFQSSPLSLGSRGSGSGGSGSDLEPDSPVFEDSKAKPEQWPSPHSRGMLDRSRLALCTLVFLCLSCNPLASLLGARGLPSPSDTTSVYHSPGRNVLGTESRDGPGWAQWLLPPVVWLLNGLLVLVSLVLLFVYGEPVTRPHSGPAVYFWRHRKQADLDLARGDFAQAAQQLWLALRALGRPLPTSHLDLACSLLWNLIRHLLQRLWVGRWLAGRAGGLQQDCALRVDARASARDAALVYHKLHQLHTVGKYTGGHLTATNLALSALNLAECAGDAVSVATLAEIYVAAALRVKTSLPRALHFLTRFFLSSARQACLAQSGSVPPAMQWLCHPVGHRFFVDGDWAVLSTPRESLYSLAGNPVDPLAQVTQLFREHLLERALNCVTQPNPSPGSADGDKEFSDALGYLQLLNSCSDAAGTPACSFSISSSMATTTGVDPVAKWWASLTAVVIHWLRRDEEAAERLCPLLEHLPRVLQESERPLPRAALHSFKAARALLGCAKAESGPASLTICEKASGYLQDSLATTPASSSIDKAVQLFLCDLLLVVRTSLWQQQQPLALAPASQGASSRPQASALELRGFQRDLSSLRRLAQSFRPAMRRVFLHEATARLMAGASPTRTHQLLDRSLRRRAGPGGKGGAVAELEPRPTRREHAEALLLASCYLPPGFLSAPGQRVGMLAEAARTLEKLGDRWLLHDCQQMLMRLGGGTTVTSS, from the exons ATGGATTGCACGTTCGAAG ACATGCTTCAGCTTATCAACAACCAAGACAGTGACTTCCCTGGCCTGTTTGACCCACCCTATGCTGGGAGTGGGGCAGGGGGCACAGACCCTGCCAGCCCCGATACCAGCTCCCCAGGCAGCTTGTCTCCACCTCCTGCCACATTGAGCTCCTCTCTTGAAGCCTTCTTGAGCGGGCCAAAGGCAGCGCCCTCacccctgtcccctccccagccTGCACCCACTCCATTGAAGATGTACCCGTCCGTGCCCGCTTTCTCCCCTGGGCCTGGTATCAAGGAAGAGTCAGTGCCACTGAGCATCCTGCAGACCCCCACCCCACATCCCCTGCCAGGAGCCCTCCTGCCACAGAgcttcccagccccagccccaccgcAGTTCAGCTCCACCCCTGTGTTAGGCTACCCCAGCCCTCCAGAAGGCTTCTCTACAG GAAGCCCTCCTGGGAGCACCCAGCAGCCGCTGCCTGGCCTGCCACTGGCTTCCCCGCCAGGGGTCCCGCCTGTCTCCTTGCACACCCAGGTCCAGAGTGTGGTCCCCCAGCAGCTACTGACAGTCACAGCTGCCCCCACAGCAGCCCCTGTAACGACCACTGTGACCTCGCAGATCCAGCAGGTCCCG gtCCTGCTGCAGCCCCACTTCATCAAGGCAGACTCGCTGCTTCTGACAGCCATGAAGACAGACGGAGCCACTGTGAAGGCGGCAGGTCTCAGCCCCCTGGTCTCCGGCACCACTGTGCAGACAGGGCCTTTGCCG CTGAATAAATCTGCTGTCTTGCGCAAGGCCATCGACTACATTCGCTTTCTGCAACACAGCAACCAGAAACTCAAGCAGGAGAACCTAAGTCTGCGCACTGCTGTCCACAAAAGCA AATCTCTGAAGGATCTGGTGTCGGCCTGTGGCAGTGGAGGGAACACAGACGTGCTCATGGAGGGCGTGAAGACTGAGGTGGAGGACACACTGACCCCACCCCCCTCGGATGCTGGCTCACCTTTCCAGAGCAGCCCCTTGTCCCTTGGCAGCAGGGGCAGTGGCAGCGGTGGCAGTGGCAGTGACTTGGAGCCTGACAGCCCAGTCTTTGAGGACAGCAAG GCAAAGCCAGAGCAGTGGCCGTCTCCGCACAGCCGGGGCATGCTGGACCGCTCCCGCCTGGCCCTGTGCACGCTCGTCTTCCTCTGCCTGTCCTGCAACCCCTTGGCCTCCTTGCTGGGGGCCCGGGGGCTTCCCAGCCCCTCAGATACCACCAGCGTCTACCACAGCCCTGGGCGCAACGTGCTGGGCACTGAGAGCAGAG ATGGccctggctgggcccagtggctgcTGCCCCCAGTGGTCTGGCTGCTCAATGGGCTGCTGGTGCTGGTCTCCTTGGTGCTTCTCTTTGTCTACGGTGAGCCAGTCACACGGCCCCACTCAGGCCCCGCCGTGTACTTCTGGAGGCATCGCAAGCAGGCTGACCTGGACCTGGCCCGG GGAGACTTTGCCCAGGCTGCCCAGCAGCTGTGGCTGGCCCTGCGGGCACTGGGCCggcccctgcccacctcccaccTGGACCTGGCTTGTAGCCTCCTCTGGAACCTCATCCGTCACCTGCTGCAGCGTCTCTGGGTGGGCCGCTGGCTGGCAGGCCGGGCAGGGGGCCTGCAGCAGGACTGTGCTCTGCGGGTGGATGCTCGCGCCAGCGCCCGAGACGCAGCCCTGGTCTACCATAAGCTGCACCAGCTACACACCGTGG GGAAGTACACAGGCGGGCACCTCACTGCCACCAACCTGGCACTGAGTGCCCTGAACCTGGCAGAGTGTGCAGGGGATGCCGTGTCTGTGGCGACACTGGCCGAGATCTATGTGGCAGCTGCATTGAGAGTGAAGACCAGTCTCCCACGGGCCTTGCATTTTCTGACA CGCTTCTTCCTGAGCAGTGCCCGCCAggcctgcctggcacagagtggctCAGTGCCTCCTGCCATGCAGTGGCTCTGCCACCCGGTGGGCCACCGTTTCTTCGTGGATGGGGACTGGGCCGTGCTCAGTACCCCACGGGAGAGCCTATACAGCTTGGCCGGGAACCCAG TGGACCCCCTGGCCCAGGTGACTCAGCTATTCCGGGAACATCTCTTGGAGCGAGCACTGAACTGTGTGACCCAGCCCAACCCCAGCCCTGGGTCAGCTGATGGGGACAA GGAATTCTCGGATGCCCTTGGGTACCTGCAGCTGCTGAACAGCTGTTCTGATGCTGCAGGGACTCCcgcctgcagcttctccatcagttcCAGCATGGCCACCACCACCG GCGTAGACCCGGTGGCCAAGTGGTGGGCCTCTCTGACAGCTGTGGTGATCCACTGGCTGCGGCGGGATGAGGAGGCGGCTGAGCGGCTGTGCCCTCTGTTGGAGCACCTGCCCCGGGTGCTGCAGGAGTCTGA GAGACCCCTGCCCAGGGCAGCTCTGCACTCCTTCAAGGCTGCCCGGGCCCTGCTGGGCTGTGCCAAGGCAGAGTCTGGTCCAGCCAGCCTGACCATCTGTGAGAAGGCCAGTGGGTACCTGCAGGACAGCCTGGCTACCACACCAGCCAGCAGCTCCATTGACAAG GCTGTGCAGCTGTTCCTGTGTGACCTGCTCCTTGTGGTGCGCACCAGcctgtggcagcagcagcagcccctggccctggccccagcATCCCAGGGCGCCAGCAGTAGGCCCCAGGCTTCCGCCCTTGAGCTGCGTGGCTTCCAACGGGACCTGAGCAGCCTGAGGCGGCTGGCACAGAGCTTCCGGCCCGCCATGCGGCGG GTTTTCCTACATGAGGCCACCGCCCGGCTGATGGCGGGGGCCAGCCCCACACGGACACACCAGCTCCTGGACCGCAGTCTGAGGCGGCGGGCAGGCCCCGGTGGCAAAGGAG GCGCGGTGGCGGAGCTAGAGCCGCGGCCCACGCGGCGGGAGCACGCGGAGGCCTTGCTGCTGGCCTCCTGCTACCTGCCCCCCGGCTTCCTGTCGGCGCCCGGGCAGCGCGTGGGCATGCTGGCTGAGGCGGCGCGCACGCTCGAGAAGCTTGGTGATCGCTGGCTGCTGCACGACTGTCAGCAGATGCTCATGCGCCTGGGCGGTGGGACCACTGTCACTTCCAGCTAG
- the SREBF1 gene encoding sterol regulatory element-binding protein 1 isoform X14, which produces MDEPPFSEAALEQALGEPCDLDAALLTDIEGSPPGSTQQPLPGLPLASPPGVPPVSLHTQVQSVVPQQLLTVTAAPTAAPVTTTVTSQIQQVPVLLQPHFIKADSLLLTAMKTDGATVKAAGLSPLVSGTTVQTGPLPTLVSGGTILATVPLVVDADKLPINRLAAGSKAPGSAQSRGEKRTAHNAIEKRYRSSINDKIIELKDLVVGTEAKLNKSAVLRKAIDYIRFLQHSNQKLKQENLSLRTAVHKSKSLKDLVSACGSGGNTDVLMEGVKTEVEDTLTPPPSDAGSPFQSSPLSLGSRGSGSGGSGSDLEPDSPVFEDSKAKPEQWPSPHSRGMLDRSRLALCTLVFLCLSCNPLASLLGARGLPSPSDTTSVYHSPGRNVLGTESRDGPGWAQWLLPPVVWLLNGLLVLVSLVLLFVYGEPVTRPHSGPAVYFWRHRKQADLDLARGDFAQAAQQLWLALRALGRPLPTSHLDLACSLLWNLIRHLLQRLWVGRWLAGRAGGLQQDCALRVDARASARDAALVYHKLHQLHTVGKYTGGHLTATNLALSALNLAECAGDAVSVATLAEIYVAAALRVKTSLPRALHFLTRFFLSSARQACLAQSGSVPPAMQWLCHPVGHRFFVDGDWAVLSTPRESLYSLAGNPVDPLAQVTQLFREHLLERALNCVTQPNPSPGSADGDKEFSDALGYLQLLNSCSDAAGTPACSFSISSSMATTTGVDPVAKWWASLTAVVIHWLRRDEEAAERLCPLLEHLPRVLQESERPLPRAALHSFKAARALLGCAKAESGPASLTICEKASGYLQDSLATTPASSSIDKAVQLFLCDLLLVVRTSLWQQQQPLALAPASQGASSRPQASALELRGFQRDLSSLRRLAQSFRPAMRRVFLHEATARLMAGASPTRTHQLLDRSLRRRAGPGGKGGAVAELEPRPTRREHAEALLLASCYLPPGFLSAPGQRVGMLAEAARTLEKLGDRWLLHDCQQMLMRLGGGTTVTSS; this is translated from the exons GAAGCCCTCCTGGGAGCACCCAGCAGCCGCTGCCTGGCCTGCCACTGGCTTCCCCGCCAGGGGTCCCGCCTGTCTCCTTGCACACCCAGGTCCAGAGTGTGGTCCCCCAGCAGCTACTGACAGTCACAGCTGCCCCCACAGCAGCCCCTGTAACGACCACTGTGACCTCGCAGATCCAGCAGGTCCCG gtCCTGCTGCAGCCCCACTTCATCAAGGCAGACTCGCTGCTTCTGACAGCCATGAAGACAGACGGAGCCACTGTGAAGGCGGCAGGTCTCAGCCCCCTGGTCTCCGGCACCACTGTGCAGACAGGGCCTTTGCCG ACCCTGGTGAGTGGCGGAACCATCTTGGCAACAGTCCCACTGGTCGTAGATGCGGACAAGCTGCCTATCAACCGGCTGGCAGCTGGCAGCAAGGCCCCGGGCTCAGCCCAGAGCCGTGGAGAGAAACGCACAGCCCACAACGCCATTGAGAAGCGCTACCGCTCCTCCATCAATGACAAAATCATTGAACTCAAGGATCTGGTGGTGGGCACTGAGGCAAAG CTGAATAAATCTGCTGTCTTGCGCAAGGCCATCGACTACATTCGCTTTCTGCAACACAGCAACCAGAAACTCAAGCAGGAGAACCTAAGTCTGCGCACTGCTGTCCACAAAAGCA AATCTCTGAAGGATCTGGTGTCGGCCTGTGGCAGTGGAGGGAACACAGACGTGCTCATGGAGGGCGTGAAGACTGAGGTGGAGGACACACTGACCCCACCCCCCTCGGATGCTGGCTCACCTTTCCAGAGCAGCCCCTTGTCCCTTGGCAGCAGGGGCAGTGGCAGCGGTGGCAGTGGCAGTGACTTGGAGCCTGACAGCCCAGTCTTTGAGGACAGCAAG GCAAAGCCAGAGCAGTGGCCGTCTCCGCACAGCCGGGGCATGCTGGACCGCTCCCGCCTGGCCCTGTGCACGCTCGTCTTCCTCTGCCTGTCCTGCAACCCCTTGGCCTCCTTGCTGGGGGCCCGGGGGCTTCCCAGCCCCTCAGATACCACCAGCGTCTACCACAGCCCTGGGCGCAACGTGCTGGGCACTGAGAGCAGAG ATGGccctggctgggcccagtggctgcTGCCCCCAGTGGTCTGGCTGCTCAATGGGCTGCTGGTGCTGGTCTCCTTGGTGCTTCTCTTTGTCTACGGTGAGCCAGTCACACGGCCCCACTCAGGCCCCGCCGTGTACTTCTGGAGGCATCGCAAGCAGGCTGACCTGGACCTGGCCCGG GGAGACTTTGCCCAGGCTGCCCAGCAGCTGTGGCTGGCCCTGCGGGCACTGGGCCggcccctgcccacctcccaccTGGACCTGGCTTGTAGCCTCCTCTGGAACCTCATCCGTCACCTGCTGCAGCGTCTCTGGGTGGGCCGCTGGCTGGCAGGCCGGGCAGGGGGCCTGCAGCAGGACTGTGCTCTGCGGGTGGATGCTCGCGCCAGCGCCCGAGACGCAGCCCTGGTCTACCATAAGCTGCACCAGCTACACACCGTGG GGAAGTACACAGGCGGGCACCTCACTGCCACCAACCTGGCACTGAGTGCCCTGAACCTGGCAGAGTGTGCAGGGGATGCCGTGTCTGTGGCGACACTGGCCGAGATCTATGTGGCAGCTGCATTGAGAGTGAAGACCAGTCTCCCACGGGCCTTGCATTTTCTGACA CGCTTCTTCCTGAGCAGTGCCCGCCAggcctgcctggcacagagtggctCAGTGCCTCCTGCCATGCAGTGGCTCTGCCACCCGGTGGGCCACCGTTTCTTCGTGGATGGGGACTGGGCCGTGCTCAGTACCCCACGGGAGAGCCTATACAGCTTGGCCGGGAACCCAG TGGACCCCCTGGCCCAGGTGACTCAGCTATTCCGGGAACATCTCTTGGAGCGAGCACTGAACTGTGTGACCCAGCCCAACCCCAGCCCTGGGTCAGCTGATGGGGACAA GGAATTCTCGGATGCCCTTGGGTACCTGCAGCTGCTGAACAGCTGTTCTGATGCTGCAGGGACTCCcgcctgcagcttctccatcagttcCAGCATGGCCACCACCACCG GCGTAGACCCGGTGGCCAAGTGGTGGGCCTCTCTGACAGCTGTGGTGATCCACTGGCTGCGGCGGGATGAGGAGGCGGCTGAGCGGCTGTGCCCTCTGTTGGAGCACCTGCCCCGGGTGCTGCAGGAGTCTGA GAGACCCCTGCCCAGGGCAGCTCTGCACTCCTTCAAGGCTGCCCGGGCCCTGCTGGGCTGTGCCAAGGCAGAGTCTGGTCCAGCCAGCCTGACCATCTGTGAGAAGGCCAGTGGGTACCTGCAGGACAGCCTGGCTACCACACCAGCCAGCAGCTCCATTGACAAG GCTGTGCAGCTGTTCCTGTGTGACCTGCTCCTTGTGGTGCGCACCAGcctgtggcagcagcagcagcccctggccctggccccagcATCCCAGGGCGCCAGCAGTAGGCCCCAGGCTTCCGCCCTTGAGCTGCGTGGCTTCCAACGGGACCTGAGCAGCCTGAGGCGGCTGGCACAGAGCTTCCGGCCCGCCATGCGGCGG GTTTTCCTACATGAGGCCACCGCCCGGCTGATGGCGGGGGCCAGCCCCACACGGACACACCAGCTCCTGGACCGCAGTCTGAGGCGGCGGGCAGGCCCCGGTGGCAAAGGAG GCGCGGTGGCGGAGCTAGAGCCGCGGCCCACGCGGCGGGAGCACGCGGAGGCCTTGCTGCTGGCCTCCTGCTACCTGCCCCCCGGCTTCCTGTCGGCGCCCGGGCAGCGCGTGGGCATGCTGGCTGAGGCGGCGCGCACGCTCGAGAAGCTTGGTGATCGCTGGCTGCTGCACGACTGTCAGCAGATGCTCATGCGCCTGGGCGGTGGGACCACTGTCACTTCCAGCTAG
- the SREBF1 gene encoding sterol regulatory element-binding protein 1 isoform X4, translating to MDEPPFSEAALEQALGEPCDLDAALLTDIEDMLQLINNQDSDFPGLFDPPYAGSGAGGTDPASPDTSSPGSLSPPPATLSSSLEAFLSGPKAAPSPLSPPQPAPTPLKMYPSVPAFSPGPGIKEESVPLSILQTPTPHPLPGALLPQSFPAPAPPQFSSTPVLGYPSPPEGFSTGSPPGSTQQPLPGLPLASPPGVPPVSLHTQVQSVVPQQLLTVTAAPTAAPVTTTVTSQIQQVLLQPHFIKADSLLLTAMKTDGATVKAAGLSPLVSGTTVQTGPLPTLVSGGTILATVPLVVDADKLPINRLAAGSKAPGSAQSRGEKRTAHNAIEKRYRSSINDKIIELKDLVVGTEAKLNKSAVLRKAIDYIRFLQHSNQKLKQENLSLRTAVHKSKSLKDLVSACGSGGNTDVLMEGVKTEVEDTLTPPPSDAGSPFQSSPLSLGSRGSGSGGSGSDLEPDSPVFEDSKAKPEQWPSPHSRGMLDRSRLALCTLVFLCLSCNPLASLLGARGLPSPSDTTSVYHSPGRNVLGTESRDGPGWAQWLLPPVVWLLNGLLVLVSLVLLFVYGEPVTRPHSGPAVYFWRHRKQADLDLARGDFAQAAQQLWLALRALGRPLPTSHLDLACSLLWNLIRHLLQRLWVGRWLAGRAGGLQQDCALRVDARASARDAALVYHKLHQLHTVGKYTGGHLTATNLALSALNLAECAGDAVSVATLAEIYVAAALRVKTSLPRALHFLTRFFLSSARQACLAQSGSVPPAMQWLCHPVGHRFFVDGDWAVLSTPRESLYSLAGNPVDPLAQVTQLFREHLLERALNCVTQPNPSPGSADGDKEFSDALGYLQLLNSCSDAAGTPACSFSISSSMATTTGVDPVAKWWASLTAVVIHWLRRDEEAAERLCPLLEHLPRVLQESERPLPRAALHSFKAARALLGCAKAESGPASLTICEKASGYLQDSLATTPASSSIDKAVQLFLCDLLLVVRTSLWQQQQPLALAPASQGASSRPQASALELRGFQRDLSSLRRLAQSFRPAMRRVFLHEATARLMAGASPTRTHQLLDRSLRRRAGPGGKGGAVAELEPRPTRREHAEALLLASCYLPPGFLSAPGQRVGMLAEAARTLEKLGDRWLLHDCQQMLMRLGGGTTVTSS from the exons ACATGCTTCAGCTTATCAACAACCAAGACAGTGACTTCCCTGGCCTGTTTGACCCACCCTATGCTGGGAGTGGGGCAGGGGGCACAGACCCTGCCAGCCCCGATACCAGCTCCCCAGGCAGCTTGTCTCCACCTCCTGCCACATTGAGCTCCTCTCTTGAAGCCTTCTTGAGCGGGCCAAAGGCAGCGCCCTCacccctgtcccctccccagccTGCACCCACTCCATTGAAGATGTACCCGTCCGTGCCCGCTTTCTCCCCTGGGCCTGGTATCAAGGAAGAGTCAGTGCCACTGAGCATCCTGCAGACCCCCACCCCACATCCCCTGCCAGGAGCCCTCCTGCCACAGAgcttcccagccccagccccaccgcAGTTCAGCTCCACCCCTGTGTTAGGCTACCCCAGCCCTCCAGAAGGCTTCTCTACAG GAAGCCCTCCTGGGAGCACCCAGCAGCCGCTGCCTGGCCTGCCACTGGCTTCCCCGCCAGGGGTCCCGCCTGTCTCCTTGCACACCCAGGTCCAGAGTGTGGTCCCCCAGCAGCTACTGACAGTCACAGCTGCCCCCACAGCAGCCCCTGTAACGACCACTGTGACCTCGCAGATCCAGCAG gtCCTGCTGCAGCCCCACTTCATCAAGGCAGACTCGCTGCTTCTGACAGCCATGAAGACAGACGGAGCCACTGTGAAGGCGGCAGGTCTCAGCCCCCTGGTCTCCGGCACCACTGTGCAGACAGGGCCTTTGCCG ACCCTGGTGAGTGGCGGAACCATCTTGGCAACAGTCCCACTGGTCGTAGATGCGGACAAGCTGCCTATCAACCGGCTGGCAGCTGGCAGCAAGGCCCCGGGCTCAGCCCAGAGCCGTGGAGAGAAACGCACAGCCCACAACGCCATTGAGAAGCGCTACCGCTCCTCCATCAATGACAAAATCATTGAACTCAAGGATCTGGTGGTGGGCACTGAGGCAAAG CTGAATAAATCTGCTGTCTTGCGCAAGGCCATCGACTACATTCGCTTTCTGCAACACAGCAACCAGAAACTCAAGCAGGAGAACCTAAGTCTGCGCACTGCTGTCCACAAAAGCA AATCTCTGAAGGATCTGGTGTCGGCCTGTGGCAGTGGAGGGAACACAGACGTGCTCATGGAGGGCGTGAAGACTGAGGTGGAGGACACACTGACCCCACCCCCCTCGGATGCTGGCTCACCTTTCCAGAGCAGCCCCTTGTCCCTTGGCAGCAGGGGCAGTGGCAGCGGTGGCAGTGGCAGTGACTTGGAGCCTGACAGCCCAGTCTTTGAGGACAGCAAG GCAAAGCCAGAGCAGTGGCCGTCTCCGCACAGCCGGGGCATGCTGGACCGCTCCCGCCTGGCCCTGTGCACGCTCGTCTTCCTCTGCCTGTCCTGCAACCCCTTGGCCTCCTTGCTGGGGGCCCGGGGGCTTCCCAGCCCCTCAGATACCACCAGCGTCTACCACAGCCCTGGGCGCAACGTGCTGGGCACTGAGAGCAGAG ATGGccctggctgggcccagtggctgcTGCCCCCAGTGGTCTGGCTGCTCAATGGGCTGCTGGTGCTGGTCTCCTTGGTGCTTCTCTTTGTCTACGGTGAGCCAGTCACACGGCCCCACTCAGGCCCCGCCGTGTACTTCTGGAGGCATCGCAAGCAGGCTGACCTGGACCTGGCCCGG GGAGACTTTGCCCAGGCTGCCCAGCAGCTGTGGCTGGCCCTGCGGGCACTGGGCCggcccctgcccacctcccaccTGGACCTGGCTTGTAGCCTCCTCTGGAACCTCATCCGTCACCTGCTGCAGCGTCTCTGGGTGGGCCGCTGGCTGGCAGGCCGGGCAGGGGGCCTGCAGCAGGACTGTGCTCTGCGGGTGGATGCTCGCGCCAGCGCCCGAGACGCAGCCCTGGTCTACCATAAGCTGCACCAGCTACACACCGTGG GGAAGTACACAGGCGGGCACCTCACTGCCACCAACCTGGCACTGAGTGCCCTGAACCTGGCAGAGTGTGCAGGGGATGCCGTGTCTGTGGCGACACTGGCCGAGATCTATGTGGCAGCTGCATTGAGAGTGAAGACCAGTCTCCCACGGGCCTTGCATTTTCTGACA CGCTTCTTCCTGAGCAGTGCCCGCCAggcctgcctggcacagagtggctCAGTGCCTCCTGCCATGCAGTGGCTCTGCCACCCGGTGGGCCACCGTTTCTTCGTGGATGGGGACTGGGCCGTGCTCAGTACCCCACGGGAGAGCCTATACAGCTTGGCCGGGAACCCAG TGGACCCCCTGGCCCAGGTGACTCAGCTATTCCGGGAACATCTCTTGGAGCGAGCACTGAACTGTGTGACCCAGCCCAACCCCAGCCCTGGGTCAGCTGATGGGGACAA GGAATTCTCGGATGCCCTTGGGTACCTGCAGCTGCTGAACAGCTGTTCTGATGCTGCAGGGACTCCcgcctgcagcttctccatcagttcCAGCATGGCCACCACCACCG GCGTAGACCCGGTGGCCAAGTGGTGGGCCTCTCTGACAGCTGTGGTGATCCACTGGCTGCGGCGGGATGAGGAGGCGGCTGAGCGGCTGTGCCCTCTGTTGGAGCACCTGCCCCGGGTGCTGCAGGAGTCTGA GAGACCCCTGCCCAGGGCAGCTCTGCACTCCTTCAAGGCTGCCCGGGCCCTGCTGGGCTGTGCCAAGGCAGAGTCTGGTCCAGCCAGCCTGACCATCTGTGAGAAGGCCAGTGGGTACCTGCAGGACAGCCTGGCTACCACACCAGCCAGCAGCTCCATTGACAAG GCTGTGCAGCTGTTCCTGTGTGACCTGCTCCTTGTGGTGCGCACCAGcctgtggcagcagcagcagcccctggccctggccccagcATCCCAGGGCGCCAGCAGTAGGCCCCAGGCTTCCGCCCTTGAGCTGCGTGGCTTCCAACGGGACCTGAGCAGCCTGAGGCGGCTGGCACAGAGCTTCCGGCCCGCCATGCGGCGG GTTTTCCTACATGAGGCCACCGCCCGGCTGATGGCGGGGGCCAGCCCCACACGGACACACCAGCTCCTGGACCGCAGTCTGAGGCGGCGGGCAGGCCCCGGTGGCAAAGGAG GCGCGGTGGCGGAGCTAGAGCCGCGGCCCACGCGGCGGGAGCACGCGGAGGCCTTGCTGCTGGCCTCCTGCTACCTGCCCCCCGGCTTCCTGTCGGCGCCCGGGCAGCGCGTGGGCATGCTGGCTGAGGCGGCGCGCACGCTCGAGAAGCTTGGTGATCGCTGGCTGCTGCACGACTGTCAGCAGATGCTCATGCGCCTGGGCGGTGGGACCACTGTCACTTCCAGCTAG